A DNA window from Zonotrichia albicollis isolate bZonAlb1 chromosome 2, bZonAlb1.hap1, whole genome shotgun sequence contains the following coding sequences:
- the KCNJ15 gene encoding ATP-sensitive inward rectifier potassium channel 15 isoform X4 has protein sequence MEPTKINMSRVALVNGGIDGAMLKAHKPRVMSKSGHSNVRIDKVDGIYLLYLQDLWTTVIDMKWRYKLTLFAATFVMTWFLFGVIYYAIAFLHGDLEMNKFSPKREPCVKNVDSLTGAFLFSLESQTTIGYGFRFITEECPHAIFLLVAQLVITTLIEIFITGTFLAKIARPKKRAETIKFSHCAVITKHNGELCLVIRVANMRKSLLIQCQLSGKLLQTYETKEGERILLNQASVKFNVDSSSESPFLILPLTFYHILDETSPLRDLTPQNLKEKDFELVVLLNATVESTSAVCQSRTSYVPEEIHWGYEFVPVVSLSPNGKYVADFSQFEKIRRSTDSTFYSVDSEKQKLEEKYRQEDQRERELRTMLLQQSNV, from the coding sequence ATGGAGCCCACGAAGATCAACATGTCCCGCGTGGCCCTGGTCAACGGCGGCATCGACGGCGCCATGCTCAAGGCGCACAAACCGCGCGTCATGTCCAAGAGCGGCCACAGCAACGTGAGGATCGACAAGGTCGACGGCATCTACCTGCTCTACCTGCAGGACCTGTGGACCACGGTCATCGACATGAAGTGGAGGTACAAGCTCACCCTGTTTGCTGCTACTTTTGTCATGACTTGGTTCCTCTTCGGGGTGATCTACTACGCCATCGCCTTCCTTCACGGCGACCTGGAGATGAACAAGTTCTCCCCGAAGCGGGAGCCGTGCGTGAAGAATGTGGATTCCTTGACTGGGGCATTCCTCTTCTCCCTGGAGTCCCAGACAACCATTGGCTATGGATTTCGTTTCATCACCGAGGAGTGTCCCCACGCCATTTTCTTGCTTGTGGCCCAGCTGGTCATCACCACCCTGATTGAGATCTTCATCACAGGTACCTTCCTGGCCAAGATTGCCAGGCCGAAGAAAAGGGCAGAGACCATTAAATTCAGCCACTGTGCTGTCATCACCAAACACAATGGGGAGCTTTGCCTGGTGATCAGAGTGGCAAACATGAGGAAGAGCCTCCTGATACAGTGTCAGCTCTCTGGGAAGCTTCTCCAGACCTATGAAACCAAAGAAggggagaggattctgctgaaCCAAGCCAGCGTCAAATTCAATGTTGACTCCTCTTCGGAGAGCCCATTTCTCATTCTGCCTTTAACCTTCTACCACATTTTGGATGAAACCAGCCCTCTGAGAGACCTCACACCTCAAAACCTCAAGGAGAAGGACTTTGAGCTCGTGGTGCTCCTGAATGCCACGGTGGAGTCCACCAGTGCTGTCTGCCAGAGCAGGACTTCCTACGTCCCCGAGGAGATCCACTGGGGCTACGAGTTTGTGCCTGTGGTTTCCCTCTCCCCAAATGGAAAGTACGTGGCGGATTTCAGTCAGTTTGAGAAGATCAGGAGAAGCACAGATTCTACTTTTTACAGTGTGGactctgaaaagcaaaagctgGAGGAGAAATACAGGCAGGAGGACCAAAGAGAGAGGGAACTGAGAACAATGTTGTTACAGCAGAGTAATGTTTGA
- the KCNJ15 gene encoding ATP-sensitive inward rectifier potassium channel 15 isoform X3 has translation MSLFRALKKTCSLIKKSLFSKETTEAVRMEPTKINMSRVALVNGGIDGAMLKAHKPRVMSKSGHSNVRIDKVDGIYLLYLQDLWTTVIDMKWRYKLTLFAATFVMTWFLFGVIYYAIAFLHGDLEMNKFSPKREPCVKNVDSLTGAFLFSLESQTTIGYGFRFITEECPHAIFLLVAQLVITTLIEIFITGTFLAKIARPKKRAETIKFSHCAVITKHNGELCLVIRVANMRKSLLIQCQLSGKLLQTYETKEGERILLNQASVKFNVDSSSESPFLILPLTFYHILDETSPLRDLTPQNLKEKDFELVVLLNATVESTSAVCQSRTSYVPEEIHWGYEFVPVVSLSPNGKYVADFSQFEKIRRSTDSTFYSVDSEKQKLEEKYRQEDQRERELRTMLLQQSNV, from the exons ATGTCTCTCTTCAGGGCATTAAAGAAAACCTGCTCACTAATCAAAAAGAGCCTCTTCTCTAAAGAAac GACTGAAGCAGTGAGGATGGAGCCCACGAAGATCAACATGTCCCGCGTGGCCCTGGTCAACGGCGGCATCGACGGCGCCATGCTCAAGGCGCACAAACCGCGCGTCATGTCCAAGAGCGGCCACAGCAACGTGAGGATCGACAAGGTCGACGGCATCTACCTGCTCTACCTGCAGGACCTGTGGACCACGGTCATCGACATGAAGTGGAGGTACAAGCTCACCCTGTTTGCTGCTACTTTTGTCATGACTTGGTTCCTCTTCGGGGTGATCTACTACGCCATCGCCTTCCTTCACGGCGACCTGGAGATGAACAAGTTCTCCCCGAAGCGGGAGCCGTGCGTGAAGAATGTGGATTCCTTGACTGGGGCATTCCTCTTCTCCCTGGAGTCCCAGACAACCATTGGCTATGGATTTCGTTTCATCACCGAGGAGTGTCCCCACGCCATTTTCTTGCTTGTGGCCCAGCTGGTCATCACCACCCTGATTGAGATCTTCATCACAGGTACCTTCCTGGCCAAGATTGCCAGGCCGAAGAAAAGGGCAGAGACCATTAAATTCAGCCACTGTGCTGTCATCACCAAACACAATGGGGAGCTTTGCCTGGTGATCAGAGTGGCAAACATGAGGAAGAGCCTCCTGATACAGTGTCAGCTCTCTGGGAAGCTTCTCCAGACCTATGAAACCAAAGAAggggagaggattctgctgaaCCAAGCCAGCGTCAAATTCAATGTTGACTCCTCTTCGGAGAGCCCATTTCTCATTCTGCCTTTAACCTTCTACCACATTTTGGATGAAACCAGCCCTCTGAGAGACCTCACACCTCAAAACCTCAAGGAGAAGGACTTTGAGCTCGTGGTGCTCCTGAATGCCACGGTGGAGTCCACCAGTGCTGTCTGCCAGAGCAGGACTTCCTACGTCCCCGAGGAGATCCACTGGGGCTACGAGTTTGTGCCTGTGGTTTCCCTCTCCCCAAATGGAAAGTACGTGGCGGATTTCAGTCAGTTTGAGAAGATCAGGAGAAGCACAGATTCTACTTTTTACAGTGTGGactctgaaaagcaaaagctgGAGGAGAAATACAGGCAGGAGGACCAAAGAGAGAGGGAACTGAGAACAATGTTGTTACAGCAGAGTAATGTTTGA